A window from Erythrobacter sp. YJ-T3-07 encodes these proteins:
- a CDS encoding YcgN family cysteine cluster protein: MGALRDRFWERPLADLNRAEWEALCDGCGRCCLHKLEDEDTGEIEETNVACRLLDCSTARCSDYPNRKAFVPDCLQLTPSLAGKLPWLPETCAYRRRAEGEPLPRWHYLLTGSREDVHLAGAGAAGRVISETKAGPLEHHIVEWSD, encoded by the coding sequence ATGGGTGCGCTGAGGGACCGCTTCTGGGAACGGCCGCTCGCCGACCTTAACCGCGCGGAGTGGGAAGCACTGTGCGATGGCTGTGGGCGCTGCTGCCTGCACAAACTCGAAGACGAAGATACGGGCGAAATCGAGGAGACCAACGTCGCCTGCCGCCTGCTCGACTGTTCGACCGCGCGGTGCAGCGATTACCCCAACCGCAAGGCCTTCGTGCCCGACTGCCTGCAGCTGACGCCCTCGCTCGCGGGCAAGCTGCCGTGGCTCCCTGAAACCTGCGCCTATCGCCGCCGTGCCGAAGGCGAACCGCTGCCGCGCTGGCACTATCTGCTGACCGGATCGCGTGAGGATGTGCATCTCGCGGGTGCAGGCGCCGCCGGGCGCGTGATTTCGGAGACAAAGGCCGGCCCGCTCGAACACCATATTGTCGAGTGGAGCGACTGA
- a CDS encoding SCO family protein: MSARFLPLPILAAFALALSACSQNAQPAGPPPLEGADIGGDFTLTGEDGKPVSWSDFEGQYRTIYFGYTFCPDVCPVDVQRGMAGLKRFEKSDPERAAKVQPLFVSVDPARDTPEVLTEFTDAFHPRLIGMTGSKEQLDQLTKDYAAYYSIGEPNEAGGYLVDHTSITYLFGPDGKPIAILPTDAGPEAVAQELDKWVR; this comes from the coding sequence ATGAGTGCACGCTTCCTTCCCTTACCCATTCTGGCCGCTTTCGCACTGGCCCTTTCCGCCTGTTCCCAGAACGCCCAGCCGGCCGGCCCGCCGCCGCTCGAAGGGGCGGATATCGGCGGGGACTTCACCCTGACCGGCGAAGACGGCAAGCCCGTCTCGTGGAGCGATTTCGAGGGGCAGTACCGGACGATCTATTTCGGCTACACCTTCTGCCCGGATGTATGCCCGGTCGACGTGCAACGCGGAATGGCTGGGCTCAAACGGTTCGAAAAGAGCGATCCGGAGCGTGCAGCGAAGGTCCAGCCGCTGTTCGTCAGCGTCGATCCTGCGCGCGACACGCCCGAAGTGCTTACCGAGTTCACCGACGCGTTCCACCCCCGGCTAATCGGGATGACCGGCAGCAAGGAGCAGCTCGACCAGCTGACCAAGGATTACGCCGCCTATTACAGCATCGGCGAGCCGAACGAGGCAGGCGGTTATCTGGTCGATCACACCAGCATCACCTACCTGTTCGGCCCCGACGGAAAGCCTATCGCGATCCTGCCGACCGATGCCGGGCCCGAAGCGGTGGCACAGGAACTCGACAAATGGGTGCGCTGA
- a CDS encoding AAA family ATPase, translating into MNPEPLDLAALQPDEAAARIAGHSALRATPFRFPDPVSLPRRQWLMGHWLLRGEVTAIIAPGGTGKSTIGNTIALSLASGQPLLGKPLHRGPQAVWIFNLEDGTEELERQLSAACAYHGIGPADCGERLHLDSGLVQPLCTASEDRDGFMLAEDIFVQLAATIRERGIATVIVDPFVSSHAVRESSNEAIDAVTKRWKRLAQETGCAIVLVHHTRKLGGREVTAEDGRGAVALRDAARVVLPINPMGEKEAEELGIANPQERRSLVRIDTGKANRAPPDTATWIKLESQSLDNGNGLEPSDFVGVATLWEKPDVFHGLTTWHLFMVQQGLATGEWRESVQARDWVGHLVARVAGLSADTDRGRIKAILRTWRKNGALAVEHRTVNGRDVPFAIMGEPVDASEIGSRPHLATCGEEGAVGAGADP; encoded by the coding sequence TTGAACCCCGAACCCCTCGATCTGGCCGCGCTCCAGCCGGACGAAGCGGCGGCGCGTATCGCCGGGCACTCTGCCTTGCGCGCCACGCCGTTTCGTTTCCCGGACCCTGTCTCGCTGCCACGGCGGCAATGGCTCATGGGCCACTGGCTCCTGCGCGGAGAGGTGACGGCGATCATCGCGCCGGGCGGCACCGGCAAGAGCACGATCGGCAACACGATCGCGCTCAGCCTCGCCAGCGGTCAGCCGCTTTTGGGCAAGCCACTCCATCGTGGGCCGCAAGCCGTCTGGATCTTCAACCTTGAGGACGGAACCGAAGAGCTGGAGCGCCAATTGTCCGCTGCCTGCGCATATCACGGCATCGGGCCAGCCGATTGTGGGGAGCGGCTGCACCTCGATAGCGGGCTTGTCCAGCCGCTCTGCACGGCAAGCGAGGACCGGGACGGCTTCATGCTGGCAGAGGACATATTCGTTCAGCTCGCCGCGACAATTCGCGAACGCGGCATCGCAACCGTGATCGTCGATCCGTTCGTGTCGAGCCATGCCGTGCGGGAAAGCTCGAACGAGGCGATCGACGCCGTCACCAAGCGGTGGAAGCGGCTAGCTCAGGAGACCGGCTGTGCGATCGTCCTGGTGCACCACACGCGCAAGCTGGGCGGGCGAGAGGTGACGGCCGAGGACGGGCGCGGCGCGGTTGCGTTGCGCGATGCTGCCCGCGTCGTCCTCCCGATCAATCCCATGGGCGAAAAGGAAGCCGAGGAACTGGGCATCGCCAATCCACAGGAACGGCGCTCGCTGGTGCGGATCGACACCGGCAAGGCCAACCGCGCACCGCCCGACACTGCGACTTGGATCAAGCTCGAAAGCCAGAGCCTCGACAACGGGAACGGGCTGGAGCCTTCCGATTTTGTCGGAGTGGCTACGCTCTGGGAAAAACCGGACGTTTTCCACGGGCTGACCACGTGGCACCTCTTCATGGTCCAGCAAGGGCTGGCGACAGGCGAGTGGCGTGAAAGCGTGCAGGCTAGAGATTGGGTCGGCCATCTTGTCGCCAGAGTGGCGGGCCTGTCCGCCGATACCGATCGGGGGCGGATAAAGGCGATCCTGCGCACGTGGCGGAAAAATGGTGCGCTTGCTGTCGAGCACCGGACGGTCAACGGCAGAGACGTGCCTTTCGCGATCATGGGCGAGCCGGTTGACGCTAGTGAGATTGGCAGCCGTCCGCACCTTGCAACGTGTGGTGAGGAAGGTGCGGTAGGTGCAGGTGCGGACCCGTGA
- the ribD gene encoding bifunctional diaminohydroxyphosphoribosylaminopyrimidine deaminase/5-amino-6-(5-phosphoribosylamino)uracil reductase RibD: MTIKTPSDARWLAAAARLALRGRPASSPNPAVGCLIVRNGRVVGRGWTQPGGRPHAEAMALQMAGDAATGADVYATLEPCAHQSPRGPACTDRLIEARPARVVIGQVDPDPRTAGQGIERLRAAGIAVVLLDCPHSAASLAGYLTRAAQGRPHVTLKLAMSLDGCIAMADGTSQWITGEAARAHVHSRRALADAILVGGGTWRADSPRLDVRLPGLEDRSPARWVLTSQPIEGAQTIAAPADIAAIPAQYLYVEGGAQTAASFLEADLVDRLEIYRAPILIGNGLRALGGLNLAELAHAHGRWQPVETRQLGADTFEAFARTR, encoded by the coding sequence TTGACGATCAAGACTCCGAGTGATGCGCGCTGGCTCGCCGCCGCCGCGCGCCTCGCGCTGCGTGGTCGACCGGCAAGCAGCCCCAACCCTGCGGTCGGCTGCCTGATCGTGCGCAATGGCCGCGTCGTCGGGCGCGGCTGGACGCAGCCCGGCGGACGTCCGCATGCAGAGGCAATGGCGCTGCAGATGGCGGGCGATGCCGCCACCGGCGCAGACGTCTACGCCACGCTCGAGCCGTGCGCGCACCAGTCACCACGCGGCCCTGCCTGTACCGACCGCCTGATCGAGGCACGCCCCGCCCGCGTCGTCATCGGCCAGGTCGACCCGGACCCCCGCACCGCCGGACAGGGCATCGAACGGCTGCGCGCAGCCGGCATCGCAGTCGTGCTGCTGGACTGCCCGCACAGCGCAGCGAGCCTTGCCGGATACCTCACCCGCGCGGCGCAGGGCCGACCGCACGTGACGCTCAAGCTCGCCATGTCTCTCGACGGGTGCATCGCGATGGCCGATGGCACCAGCCAGTGGATCACCGGCGAGGCGGCGCGCGCGCATGTCCATTCGCGCCGCGCGCTGGCCGACGCGATCCTCGTCGGCGGCGGCACATGGCGGGCGGACAGCCCGCGCCTCGATGTCCGCCTGCCCGGCCTCGAGGATCGCAGCCCTGCACGCTGGGTGCTGACCTCGCAGCCGATCGAGGGCGCACAGACCATTGCCGCGCCTGCCGATATCGCTGCCATCCCCGCGCAGTACCTCTACGTCGAGGGCGGCGCGCAGACTGCGGCGAGCTTCCTCGAGGCCGATCTGGTCGACCGGCTGGAGATCTACCGCGCACCGATCCTGATCGGGAACGGCCTGCGCGCGCTGGGCGGTCTGAACCTCGCCGAGCTTGCACATGCGCACGGACGCTGGCAGCCGGTCGAGACACGCCAGCTCGGCGCAGACACTTTCGAGGCTTTTGCCCGCACCCGCTAG
- a CDS encoding GNAT family N-acetyltransferase: MTQIRTERLLLRPAKPDDLEAFHTILSDARATAYWSTPPHTDIAETKAWLAAMLAIDPAKGEDFTIELDGRVIGKVGLFEFPEIGFILHPDAWGKGYATEALRPVLDRAFAVHGLPFVEADVDPRNAASLRLLQRMAFIETGRAQRTWKVGDEWCDSVFLRLTNPNRDAR; encoded by the coding sequence GTGACCCAGATCAGGACCGAGCGGCTGCTGCTGCGGCCCGCCAAGCCCGACGACCTTGAGGCGTTTCACACCATCCTGAGCGATGCGCGCGCGACCGCATACTGGTCCACGCCGCCGCACACGGACATTGCCGAAACCAAGGCTTGGCTCGCCGCGATGCTCGCCATAGATCCGGCCAAGGGCGAGGATTTCACGATCGAGCTGGACGGGCGCGTGATCGGGAAGGTCGGCCTGTTCGAGTTTCCCGAGATCGGCTTCATCCTGCACCCCGATGCTTGGGGCAAGGGCTACGCGACCGAGGCGCTGCGTCCCGTGCTGGACCGCGCCTTCGCGGTGCACGGCCTGCCCTTCGTGGAAGCCGACGTCGATCCGCGCAACGCGGCCTCGCTACGCCTGCTGCAGCGCATGGCATTTATAGAAACCGGGCGCGCGCAGCGCACCTGGAAGGTGGGCGACGAGTGGTGCGACAGCGTTTTCCTACGCCTGACCAACCCGAATCGCGATGCGCGATAG
- a CDS encoding ParD-like family protein, which translates to MGLVKIDDDVHEQVRAASAVMCRSINAQAEFWMKIGRLAEANPTLSFNEIVKQELALASAQATEAASDIRAAA; encoded by the coding sequence ATGGGTCTGGTGAAAATCGACGACGATGTGCACGAGCAGGTCCGGGCTGCAAGCGCGGTCATGTGCCGCTCGATCAATGCGCAGGCCGAGTTCTGGATGAAGATTGGACGGCTGGCCGAGGCAAATCCGACGCTTTCGTTCAACGAGATCGTCAAGCAGGAGCTCGCGCTCGCCAGCGCGCAAGCCACCGAGGCTGCCAGCGACATCCGCGCCGCTGCCTGA
- a CDS encoding GNAT family N-acetyltransferase, with protein MSPPELDRQPVLQGERFALRPLRADDWDALYTIASDPAVWEQHPMTDRWREEVFRDFFEDALAKGGALAIIDIRDGSIIGSSRFQALTSAEDDPEEQSSVEIGWTFLAPRYWGKGANREVKRLMLGHALESVERVDFRVGEANWRSRTALENIGARQTRRTELSRYQGKRVLHLVYAISRDDFAQGPLMQATE; from the coding sequence ATGTCGCCGCCTGAGCTTGATCGCCAACCGGTCCTCCAAGGGGAGCGGTTTGCGCTGAGGCCGCTGCGGGCCGACGACTGGGACGCGCTTTACACGATCGCGTCGGACCCGGCGGTGTGGGAACAGCATCCGATGACCGATCGCTGGCGCGAAGAGGTCTTTCGGGATTTCTTCGAGGATGCGCTGGCCAAGGGCGGCGCGCTGGCGATCATCGACATCCGCGATGGCTCCATCATTGGGTCATCCCGTTTCCAGGCGCTGACCAGCGCCGAAGACGATCCCGAAGAGCAAAGCTCGGTCGAGATCGGTTGGACGTTTCTTGCGCCACGTTACTGGGGCAAAGGTGCCAACCGCGAGGTGAAGCGGCTGATGCTGGGCCATGCGCTGGAAAGCGTCGAACGGGTCGATTTCCGCGTGGGCGAGGCGAACTGGCGCAGCCGAACCGCGCTGGAAAATATCGGAGCGCGGCAAACGCGCCGGACCGAGCTTTCACGCTATCAGGGCAAGCGCGTACTCCATCTGGTATATGCGATCTCGCGCGACGACTTTGCGCAGGGTCCGCTTATGCAAGCCACTGAATAA
- a CDS encoding ankyrin repeat domain-containing protein has translation MSPAFFRNWARIVVLSLVALSGVAVAQVGYQSDGYKLLKAVRDRDGAVVNEIVQKPTISTLINTRDLSSGETVLHIVAARRDTPWIRFLTANGADPNIADKKGDTPLMISTRLGHVEGATELLAAGAHADPVSNGETPLIVAVHGRDVAMVRLLLTNGADPDRTDNAGRSARDYVAQIGDRRLAEAFANADAEAKQGGKKQYGPSF, from the coding sequence GTGTCGCCTGCGTTTTTCCGCAATTGGGCCCGGATCGTGGTGCTCTCGCTCGTCGCGCTGAGCGGCGTGGCGGTGGCGCAGGTCGGGTATCAGTCCGACGGTTACAAGCTTCTCAAGGCCGTGCGCGACCGTGACGGGGCGGTGGTCAACGAGATCGTTCAAAAACCGACCATCAGCACGCTGATCAATACCCGCGACCTCTCCTCTGGCGAGACCGTTCTGCATATCGTCGCCGCGCGCCGCGACACGCCGTGGATCCGCTTTCTGACGGCGAATGGTGCCGACCCGAATATTGCCGACAAGAAGGGCGATACCCCGCTGATGATCTCAACCCGGCTCGGCCATGTCGAAGGCGCCACCGAACTGCTGGCTGCGGGCGCGCATGCCGACCCGGTGTCGAACGGCGAGACGCCGCTGATCGTCGCGGTCCACGGGCGCGATGTGGCGATGGTCCGGCTGTTGCTCACCAATGGGGCAGATCCCGACCGGACCGACAATGCGGGTCGCTCCGCGCGGGACTATGTCGCGCAGATCGGCGACCGTCGGCTCGCAGAGGCGTTCGCAAATGCTGACGCCGAAGCCAAGCAGGGCGGCAAGAAACAATACGGACCGAGCTTTTAA
- a CDS encoding aromatic amino acid transaminase, translating to MLDRLQDTPPDALLALIAQFAADEREDKIDLGVGVYRTDDGATPVFGAIKAAEQRLWEEQDSKSYLGPEGDRGFVHALMPIIFGSDATMGGRIEGVQTPGGTGAVRLAIALAERAGVIRVHVGTPSWPNHIPIIEDVGLEAVTFQHSNADGSADVDALLEIIRQGREGDAVLIHACCHNPSGIDYTDEQWDAIAEALAESPVLPIIDSAYQGLGTGLEEDAAGLRKVLAKVPYALIAYSCDKNFGLYRDRVGAFYAKVAEPAQMAAAMSNAAALARANWSMPPDHGGAAVRIVLRDEDLRQQWLDELDGMRQRLRWVRATLAGAQKKVEGVPLAHLEEQNGLFAMLPLNRDQIGKLREDHAVYMAGSGRINIAGLTKGNIDKFIAALADVAA from the coding sequence ATGCTCGACCGCCTGCAAGACACTCCGCCCGATGCGCTGCTCGCGCTGATCGCCCAGTTCGCCGCCGACGAGCGGGAGGACAAGATCGACCTCGGCGTCGGCGTCTATCGCACCGACGATGGCGCGACGCCGGTTTTCGGCGCGATCAAAGCTGCCGAACAGCGCCTCTGGGAAGAGCAGGATTCCAAAAGCTACCTCGGGCCCGAAGGTGACCGCGGTTTCGTTCATGCGCTGATGCCGATCATCTTCGGCTCCGACGCGACGATGGGCGGGCGGATCGAAGGGGTGCAGACCCCAGGCGGCACTGGTGCGGTGCGTCTCGCGATCGCTCTGGCCGAGCGGGCGGGTGTGATCCGCGTGCATGTCGGCACGCCCAGCTGGCCCAACCACATTCCGATCATCGAGGATGTCGGGCTCGAAGCCGTCACTTTCCAGCATTCGAACGCGGATGGCAGCGCCGATGTCGATGCGCTGCTGGAGATCATCCGGCAGGGCCGCGAAGGCGACGCGGTGCTGATCCACGCGTGCTGCCACAACCCTTCCGGCATCGATTATACCGACGAGCAGTGGGATGCGATCGCCGAGGCGCTGGCCGAAAGCCCGGTGCTGCCGATCATCGACAGCGCCTATCAGGGCCTCGGCACGGGGCTGGAGGAAGACGCGGCGGGCCTGCGCAAGGTGCTGGCCAAGGTTCCCTATGCGCTGATCGCCTATAGCTGCGACAAGAACTTCGGCCTCTACCGCGACCGCGTGGGCGCGTTCTATGCCAAGGTTGCGGAGCCTGCACAGATGGCCGCTGCCATGTCCAACGCCGCCGCGCTCGCCCGCGCAAACTGGTCCATGCCGCCCGATCACGGCGGCGCGGCAGTGCGGATCGTGCTGCGCGACGAAGACCTGCGCCAGCAGTGGCTCGATGAGCTGGACGGAATGCGCCAGCGCCTGCGCTGGGTCCGGGCCACTCTGGCCGGGGCGCAGAAGAAGGTGGAGGGCGTGCCGCTCGCCCATCTGGAAGAGCAGAACGGCCTGTTCGCGATGCTCCCGCTGAACAGGGACCAGATCGGCAAGCTGCGCGAGGATCACGCGGTCTACATGGCGGGTTCGGGGCGGATCAACATTGCCGGGCTGACCAAGGGCAATATTGACAAGTTCATCGCCGCGCTGGCGGATGTCGCCGCCTGA
- a CDS encoding riboflavin synthase: MFTGIVTAIGTVAAIEQRGDLHVRIACPFDPERIAIGASIACSGVCLTVTERGGSAGDAWFAIDVSQETVSRTVPGQWEEGRKLNLEPSLRLGDELGGHLVTGHVDAVGEVAERRSVDGSIHFEIRAPKSLAPFIAAKGSITVDGVSLTVNAVEDEADGSARFALNIIPHTGEVTTLGALSGGDKVNLEIDVLARYLKRMQALAG, encoded by the coding sequence ATGTTCACCGGTATCGTCACAGCCATCGGCACCGTCGCCGCGATCGAGCAGCGGGGCGACCTGCATGTGCGGATCGCCTGCCCGTTCGACCCCGAGCGGATCGCGATCGGTGCCTCCATCGCCTGCTCGGGCGTGTGCCTGACCGTGACCGAGCGCGGCGGCAGCGCGGGCGATGCCTGGTTCGCGATCGATGTCTCGCAGGAGACCGTCAGCCGCACCGTGCCCGGCCAGTGGGAGGAGGGCCGCAAGCTCAACCTCGAACCCTCGCTGCGGCTGGGCGACGAACTGGGCGGACACCTCGTTACCGGACACGTAGACGCGGTCGGCGAAGTGGCCGAGCGGCGCAGCGTAGACGGATCGATCCACTTCGAGATTCGCGCGCCCAAATCGCTTGCCCCGTTCATCGCGGCCAAGGGTTCGATCACCGTCGATGGCGTCTCGCTGACGGTCAACGCGGTCGAGGACGAGGCGGACGGCTCCGCCCGCTTCGCGCTCAACATCATCCCCCATACCGGCGAGGTGACGACGCTTGGAGCCTTGAGTGGAGGCGACAAGGTGAACCTCGAAATCGACGTTCTCGCTCGCTATCTCAAGCGGATGCAGGCGCTGGCCGGCTGA
- a CDS encoding COQ9 family protein, with amino-acid sequence MIENAADLTLDELRLALAPAVADSAIFDGWTETALLAAAEMEGVDPALARLAFKGGAMAMVRAWIDSIDAAMARDLPQDVLASRKIREKIRDLVLYRLDAVAGQEEAMRRALAIGSMPQNVVASMRGAWRSADLMWRLAGDSATDYNHYTKRTILASLYSATLLVWLDDESDDKAETRAFLDRRIENVMQFEKTKAQLLGGAGGSERERFSPVRLLGRLRYPAR; translated from the coding sequence ATGATCGAGAACGCCGCCGACCTCACCCTCGATGAACTGCGCCTCGCGCTCGCTCCGGCGGTCGCCGACTCGGCGATTTTCGACGGATGGACCGAAACCGCGCTGCTCGCCGCTGCCGAGATGGAGGGCGTCGATCCGGCGCTGGCCCGGCTCGCGTTCAAGGGCGGCGCCATGGCAATGGTGAGGGCGTGGATCGACTCGATCGATGCGGCGATGGCGCGCGACCTGCCGCAGGACGTGCTGGCGAGCCGCAAGATTCGCGAGAAGATCCGCGATCTGGTGCTCTATCGACTCGATGCGGTCGCCGGGCAGGAAGAGGCGATGCGCCGTGCACTGGCGATCGGCTCCATGCCGCAAAATGTCGTCGCGTCGATGCGTGGTGCCTGGCGGAGTGCGGACCTGATGTGGCGCCTCGCGGGCGATTCCGCGACCGACTACAACCACTATACCAAACGCACGATTCTCGCTTCGCTCTACAGCGCGACGCTGCTGGTGTGGCTCGACGACGAAAGCGACGACAAGGCGGAGACCCGCGCCTTCCTCGACCGCAGGATCGAGAACGTCATGCAGTTCGAAAAGACCAAGGCGCAATTGCTGGGCGGGGCCGGTGGCAGCGAGCGCGAGCGGTTCAGCCCCGTGCGTCTGCTGGGCCGTTTGCGCTACCCAGCAAGATAG
- the map gene encoding type I methionyl aminopeptidase: protein MVKTSEELELMRVSGRLLASVFEMLDTVDLAGLSTMQINDLVERFIREDCAARPASKGQYGYEYVLNCSINEVVCHGVPSDHVIVRDGDIINLDITLEKNGFIADSSKTYLVGNVSPQGRRIARVAQDAMWAGIRAVRPGAHLGDVGYAIEKHAKKNNCTVVRDYCGHGIGREMHEEPQVLNHGRPGRGLRLREGMTFTIEPMVNLGRAATLTRDDGWTVVTCDGKLSAQFEHTVAVTANGVEVLTLRQGETTRV, encoded by the coding sequence ATGGTCAAAACCTCCGAAGAACTTGAACTGATGCGCGTATCGGGGCGGCTGCTCGCCTCGGTGTTCGAGATGCTCGATACGGTCGATCTCGCAGGGCTCTCGACGATGCAGATCAACGACCTGGTGGAGCGCTTCATCCGCGAGGATTGCGCCGCGCGCCCGGCGAGCAAGGGCCAGTACGGCTACGAATACGTGCTCAACTGCTCGATCAACGAGGTCGTGTGTCACGGCGTGCCGTCCGACCACGTGATCGTGCGCGATGGCGATATCATCAATCTCGACATCACGCTGGAGAAGAACGGGTTCATCGCCGATTCGAGCAAGACTTACCTCGTCGGAAATGTCTCGCCGCAGGGCAGACGGATCGCCCGCGTCGCGCAGGATGCGATGTGGGCGGGCATCCGCGCGGTGCGGCCCGGCGCGCATCTGGGCGATGTGGGGTACGCGATCGAGAAGCACGCCAAGAAGAACAACTGCACCGTGGTGCGCGACTATTGCGGCCACGGCATCGGGCGCGAGATGCACGAGGAGCCGCAGGTTCTCAATCACGGGCGGCCGGGCAGGGGCCTGCGCCTGCGCGAAGGAATGACCTTCACGATCGAGCCGATGGTCAATCTGGGCCGCGCGGCCACGCTCACGCGCGATGATGGCTGGACGGTCGTGACCTGCGACGGGAAACTCTCCGCCCAGTTCGAACATACCGTGGCGGTGACGGCTAATGGCGTCGAGGTGCTGACCCTGAGGCAGGGCGAGACGACGCGCGTTTAG
- a CDS encoding M48 family metallopeptidase produces MERLTVIDWLREPHDPMVALAGGDLPLIVRRHPRARRMTLRLADDGEGVQVTLPRWGTTREALAFAQDRADWLEAQRAKRPVRIEPAPGGTLAYRGQNLAIDWHADRPRKVVLGDGAILLGGPRETLAPRLKRWMQNEARALLAQDLAFYAARAGLTVPDFALSSARRRWGSCSSDGTVRLNWRLVQAPDHVRRSVVAHETAHRVHFDHSPRFHALLGELFEGDLPAAENWLKANGRGLFSAFG; encoded by the coding sequence GTGGAGCGACTGACGGTGATCGACTGGCTGCGCGAGCCGCACGATCCGATGGTCGCGCTGGCGGGAGGAGACCTCCCGCTGATCGTGCGGCGCCATCCGCGCGCCAGACGGATGACATTGCGACTGGCCGATGATGGTGAGGGCGTGCAGGTCACGCTGCCGCGCTGGGGCACCACGCGTGAGGCGCTGGCCTTCGCGCAAGACCGCGCGGACTGGCTCGAGGCACAGCGGGCGAAGCGCCCGGTTCGCATCGAGCCCGCGCCGGGCGGCACGCTAGCCTATCGGGGGCAGAACTTGGCTATCGACTGGCACGCGGACCGCCCGCGCAAGGTCGTCCTCGGCGATGGCGCGATCCTGCTTGGCGGCCCGCGCGAGACGCTTGCCCCCCGGCTCAAGCGCTGGATGCAGAACGAAGCGCGTGCGCTGCTGGCGCAGGACCTTGCCTTCTATGCGGCGCGCGCGGGTCTCACGGTGCCCGATTTCGCGCTCAGCAGTGCCCGCCGGCGGTGGGGAAGCTGCTCTTCGGACGGCACTGTGCGGCTCAACTGGCGGCTGGTGCAGGCCCCCGATCACGTGCGCCGCTCGGTGGTGGCGCATGAGACCGCCCACCGCGTCCATTTCGACCATTCGCCACGCTTCCACGCCCTGCTCGGCGAGCTGTTCGAGGGCGACCTGCCCGCCGCCGAGAACTGGCTGAAAGCCAACGGGCGCGGGCTTTTCAGCGCCTTCGGCTGA
- a CDS encoding DUF1134 domain-containing protein has protein sequence MTRTASIRRLIALVTATIAMAATPLAAQSIERVDPNQAIDGDLQENPGEPPVYGDPSTQPATGQDTAPPAQQQGGVSAWSDLSPESDTSGTSADQGQSGYDQGTAPAYTAIPTETAPPGTWQDDDLIGAAQGFFGENAEGIARMIEKILADQGTPNGYIVGREASGAFFVGARYGSGTLYHKVEGQRPVYWTGPSIGFDVGANGGKTFVLVYNLFDTEDLYERFPAGEGQAYFIGGLTASYLRRGDTVLIPIRMGAGLRLGINAGYMKFSKEHRWLPF, from the coding sequence ATGACCCGCACTGCCAGCATCCGGCGTTTGATCGCCCTCGTGACCGCGACCATCGCCATGGCGGCGACCCCGCTCGCGGCGCAGTCGATCGAACGGGTCGACCCGAACCAGGCGATCGACGGCGATCTGCAGGAAAACCCGGGCGAGCCACCGGTCTATGGCGATCCTTCGACTCAGCCCGCGACTGGCCAGGATACCGCGCCGCCCGCGCAGCAGCAGGGTGGGGTGTCCGCATGGAGCGACCTTTCGCCTGAGAGCGACACTAGCGGCACGTCTGCCGATCAGGGCCAGTCCGGCTACGATCAGGGCACCGCGCCCGCCTATACCGCGATCCCCACCGAAACCGCCCCCCCGGGCACCTGGCAGGACGACGACCTGATCGGCGCAGCGCAGGGCTTCTTCGGAGAGAACGCGGAAGGCATTGCGCGCATGATCGAAAAGATCCTCGCCGATCAGGGCACGCCCAACGGCTATATCGTCGGGCGCGAGGCATCGGGCGCGTTCTTCGTCGGCGCGCGCTACGGCTCGGGCACGTTGTACCACAAGGTCGAGGGGCAGCGTCCGGTATACTGGACCGGCCCGTCGATCGGGTTCGATGTCGGCGCCAATGGCGGCAAGACCTTCGTGCTGGTCTACAACCTGTTCGATACCGAGGATCTGTACGAACGATTCCCGGCGGGCGAGGGGCAGGCCTATTTCATCGGCGGGCTGACCGCGAGCTACCTGCGGAGGGGCGATACGGTGCTGATCCCGATCCGCATGGGCGCCGGCCTCCGGCTGGGGATCAACGCGGGCTACATGAAGTTTTCCAAGGAACACCGCTGGTTGCCCTTCTGA